The proteins below come from a single uncultured Dethiosulfovibrio sp. genomic window:
- a CDS encoding DUF1385 domain-containing protein — protein MLINPFALLSFALRAAFDSASSSCEKSLPVGGQAVIEGVIMKGPSHWGMAVRKPEGDIFRDRWSCAGWDKKGIWSCPVLRGVATMAEMMREGFRALSRSAQIALGEEEELTTKDLVISVLVSIVAVVGLFVALPLWIGDLFGRWFDLGHVGRHAVEGLARGLVFVAYVGCIGLWKDIREVLMYHGAEHKTINAFEGGSPMTVKRIGSYSRIHPRCGTSFLMVVVVVSILVFSLAGGGGVLWRIGSRVVLLPLVVGLSYEIIRASSKWGSLGRSIMAPALSLQYLTTRVPSGAQIEVALRALESALNVKFTPDTPGRSVYGESRL, from the coding sequence ATGCTGATCAATCCTTTTGCACTCCTGTCCTTCGCCCTCAGGGCCGCCTTTGATTCGGCTTCCTCCTCCTGCGAAAAGAGCCTGCCCGTAGGGGGCCAGGCGGTCATAGAGGGAGTCATAATGAAAGGCCCCTCCCACTGGGGGATGGCCGTCAGAAAGCCAGAGGGAGATATCTTCAGAGACAGATGGTCCTGTGCCGGTTGGGATAAAAAAGGCATATGGAGCTGTCCTGTGCTCCGTGGTGTCGCTACCATGGCGGAGATGATGAGGGAGGGCTTTAGGGCTCTTTCAAGATCGGCTCAGATCGCCTTAGGCGAGGAGGAAGAGCTCACCACCAAAGACCTGGTGATATCGGTGTTGGTGTCCATCGTCGCCGTTGTAGGTCTTTTCGTCGCCTTGCCTCTGTGGATAGGCGACCTTTTCGGCCGATGGTTTGACCTAGGGCACGTAGGGAGACACGCTGTGGAGGGCTTAGCCAGAGGGCTGGTGTTTGTCGCCTACGTAGGCTGTATAGGACTCTGGAAGGATATCCGAGAGGTGCTTATGTACCACGGTGCGGAACACAAGACCATAAACGCCTTCGAGGGAGGTTCACCTATGACGGTGAAGAGGATTGGATCTTACTCCAGGATACATCCTCGGTGTGGAACCTCCTTTCTGATGGTGGTCGTCGTGGTAAGCATTCTCGTCTTTTCCCTCGCTGGCGGCGGCGGTGTGCTGTGGAGGATAGGTTCTAGAGTCGTCCTTCTTCCCCTCGTGGTAGGCCTGTCCTACGAGATAATAAGAGCGTCCTCCAAGTGGGGTAGCCTCGGCAGAAGCATAATGGCCCCTGCCCTTTCACTACAGTACCTTACCACCAGAGTCCCGTCGGGAGCTCAGATAGAGGTGGCACTGAGGGCCCTTGAATCCGCTTTGAACGTTAAATTTACCCCTGATACCCCGGGGAGGAGTGTGTACGGTGAATCTAGACTATAA
- the prfA gene encoding peptide chain release factor 1, with protein sequence MNLDYKLQEIMAAHEEIEHKMADPSITSNPKELQALGKKHAELSEIVEAYKSYLSVKSELDGARDLLGSGDREMELMAKEEINRLEPLLDEREQAITFLLLPKDPNDDKSVIVEIRAGTGGEEAALFASDLFRMYSRYAETRRWSVDVIESNETEIGGYREIVFKVDGQGAYSDLKYESGVHRVQRVPETESGGRIHTSAATVAVLPEAEEVDVDIRTEDLKIDTYRASGAGGQHVNMTDSAVRITHLPTGLVVTCQDERSQIKNRARAMAFLRTKLYDMERQKRHDAEALQRKGQIGSGDRSERIRTYNYPQNRLTDHRIGLTLYKLESIMEGTISELIEPLRMADRAELLKAMNDR encoded by the coding sequence GTGAATCTAGACTATAAGTTACAGGAGATAATGGCGGCTCATGAGGAGATAGAGCACAAAATGGCAGACCCCTCCATTACCTCCAATCCTAAAGAGCTTCAGGCCCTCGGTAAAAAACACGCCGAGCTTTCGGAGATCGTAGAGGCGTATAAATCCTATCTTTCCGTTAAGTCTGAGCTTGATGGTGCCAGGGACCTACTAGGTTCCGGCGATCGTGAGATGGAGCTTATGGCCAAGGAGGAGATAAACCGCCTTGAGCCTCTTTTGGACGAGAGAGAACAGGCCATAACCTTTCTGCTTCTCCCTAAGGACCCTAACGACGATAAAAGCGTAATAGTGGAGATCAGGGCCGGTACAGGAGGAGAGGAAGCCGCCCTTTTCGCCTCAGACCTCTTCAGGATGTACAGCCGTTACGCCGAGACCAGGAGATGGTCGGTGGACGTGATAGAGTCCAACGAGACCGAGATAGGGGGCTATCGGGAGATAGTCTTCAAAGTCGACGGTCAAGGGGCTTACAGCGACCTGAAGTACGAGAGCGGGGTCCACAGGGTACAGAGGGTGCCTGAGACCGAGTCGGGAGGTCGAATTCACACCTCCGCCGCTACGGTTGCGGTTTTGCCGGAGGCGGAGGAGGTCGACGTGGACATAAGGACCGAGGATCTGAAGATAGATACCTACAGAGCCAGCGGGGCCGGTGGGCAGCACGTTAACATGACCGACTCCGCCGTCAGGATAACCCATCTTCCGACGGGGTTGGTCGTGACCTGTCAGGACGAGAGATCTCAGATAAAAAACCGCGCCAGAGCCATGGCTTTTCTTCGGACAAAGCTGTACGATATGGAGCGTCAGAAAAGGCACGACGCTGAGGCTCTGCAGAGAAAGGGCCAGATAGGGTCAGGCGATCGATCGGAGCGGATCAGGACCTATAACTATCCTCAGAATAGGCTCACCGACCATAGAATAGGCCTTACCCTTTATAAGCTGGAATCGATCATGGAAGGCACCATTTCGGAGCTTATAGAGCCTCTTCGGATGGCCGACAGGGCGGAGCTTTTAAAGGCGATGAATGACCGATAA
- the prmC gene encoding peptide chain release factor N(5)-glutamine methyltransferase: MTDKKLSSLSTAWRDRLKNADVDNPHLDVDLICAEVLGVSRTWLHCHDDVELRPEDKERVDEKVSRRERREPLHYILGKCPFWKSSFSVREGCLIPRPETEFLLEAALEGFSSGLAVDWGTGSGCLAGSLLTEVPCASVVAVDRSPVAIDIAYHNLSALDVLDRALLWHCSNPHDIPIERGSVDLIVSNPPYIPTSSLSGLMDEVVGYEPLMALDGGDDGLDPYRALLPWAEMVLRPGGRLWVEFGGEEQVKPLLELTPQGLSVMEIRKDLALIPRLIGWCRV; this comes from the coding sequence ATGACCGATAAAAAACTCTCCTCCCTGTCGACAGCTTGGAGAGATAGGCTGAAGAATGCCGATGTGGACAATCCTCACCTGGACGTTGACCTCATATGTGCGGAGGTCTTAGGTGTATCCAGAACCTGGCTACATTGTCACGACGATGTTGAATTACGCCCCGAGGATAAAGAGAGGGTAGATGAAAAAGTGTCCCGCAGGGAGAGAAGGGAACCTCTTCACTACATACTCGGTAAATGCCCTTTCTGGAAGAGCTCCTTTTCGGTCAGAGAAGGCTGTCTTATCCCTAGACCGGAGACGGAATTTCTCCTGGAGGCCGCCCTTGAGGGCTTTTCCTCCGGTTTGGCGGTTGACTGGGGGACTGGATCGGGATGTCTAGCGGGGTCGTTGCTTACGGAGGTCCCTTGTGCCTCGGTAGTAGCGGTGGACCGCTCGCCTGTGGCCATAGACATCGCCTACCATAACCTCTCCGCCTTAGATGTTCTCGATAGAGCCCTTCTTTGGCACTGTTCTAACCCCCATGATATACCGATTGAAAGGGGATCGGTGGACCTCATAGTCTCCAATCCTCCCTACATACCTACTTCCTCCCTATCCGGTCTTATGGACGAAGTGGTCGGATACGAGCCTTTAATGGCTCTAGACGGCGGAGACGATGGCCTAGACCCCTACAGGGCCCTTTTGCCCTGGGCGGAGATGGTCCTGAGGCCCGGTGGAAGGCTGTGGGTGGAGTTCGGTGGTGAGGAACAAGTGAAGCCTCTGTTAGAATTGACGCCGCAAGGCCTTTCGGTTATGGAGATCAGGAAAGATCTTGCCCTCATACCTCGCCTTATAGGCTGGTGTCGTGTATAA